The region cttctATGAAGCTTAATTCTATGTAGCTTTCAGTGCtcctatggacagatcctccTGTCTCCATCAGGGTTgtctttggcctcctggatgttcCTCTGATTAAAGCCCTCCTTACCTGCCTCTTGTATGGGTTTTGGTCTCTtagcaggtttgctgtggtggcatcatctttccatttcctaatGATGGATTTATTGGAGTTCTGTGAAATGTTCAGGGTTCTGAGATATTTTTTATAGCCCAACCATGATTTGTTCTTCTTCACaacttttgtctttattttgctcTGTTCCTagttgctgttgctgtttttcacagAGTTAGCTGTACTCCCCAAAGGGAACCTACTGGAAACTGTATGTTTGAAATGCACGTTGAGTAACGATGATAAATACCAACATTTCtgcccaaaaacaaaaaacaaatacaaaactgacCAATTTGGACAGAtcctggtttaaataaaaaaataagagtttagCTAAAACGTTTTTGCAtttaatgcaaaagaaaaaagtttgaaagtACCCGTAAAGATAGTAGAAAAACGACAGGAGGTAGAAAGCCAGTTTGCACCAGCCTTCTTTTTGACAGTAGGCTAAGATGTCAGCATTCATGATGGTTGTAGGGTCGTAGAGTCCGGGGCAGCTCATCACAGGCCTGCTCGTATACCTGTATCACAAAGCATcgacacatttaaaaagcttcattttaatGACCCGAGCAGCATGTTTACTCGAAAGGGCTGCGGTTTAGTCAGCTACAAACCTCCAGACGTGATAAGCCAGCAGGGGTAAGTTCAGAAAGAGGGTGAGCCACTCCGCCGCACACAGAAACATCACGCAGAAGAAGAAATGGATGAGATACTCTGGCAGCACCAGCTGAAAGGAAACAGAAGtaaaagattcattaaaatccttctaaTGCGTCTTATGTTTCCAGTTCTCATAGATTTGACTTAGTCAGGTCATTTTAGAGTGTAGACAAATCTCTAACTGTCTGAACAAAGTATCTAATCACCGAGTGGAGCGCGATGGGGAAGAAACTAAACCATTCATTGAAAAGGAATCTTTTCCACAAAAGAGCAGGAAAGTGCGGCTAATTCACTACTTATCTGACGTGATAAAATGAGCAACCCGTTTTATCATTTCAGTAAACCATGAGAGCTGTTGTCATGCATTGTTATGTCTACAAGTTTACAAGCAAGACAGAAAATCAATCATAGTTTGCTCTGAAGCGTATTTGTGCATCTCAACGTTAACATTTTAGCAGCGAGAGCAAACGTGCGGATCGCTCCTGTTCTGGATGTGAGAGCTAGCAGTGTTGATGCAGCAGCCGGCCTAAGGTCAGGGTGTAGCTCCAGGTTCAGGGGGGCAGATGGAGGCACCACATGGAAGTCATGCATTCAAAGAGCAGCGGGCAGAGGCAAACCAACAACCCATAGATGAGCAGGCGGGTGGGGCGTATGGTAAGAGGGCGGTGCAGGAAGGGAGGAGGCTGCATCGTGCTAAAATCTCACACTGCACTGTGCTGCCAAATACTAAAACAATCGATCAGAACCCAAAAGGTGCGTCAAAGGAGCTGAAAGGCCAAGCCGCAAAACACTGGCTGCAGAGACGACTGCAGCTCAGAATATGCAGCACATCAAGGAGAAAAGGTAGATGAatcctcactttttttttggtctacaATCTCTCCTCCCACTGTGGAATTGAAGAAccaatctgtgtttttaaataatgctgAGCTGGAGAGAGTTGGGATCCTGCTGCCATCTGTTCAGAACCACAGGAGCTGCAGATCAGGAGCCAACACTCTGCTCATTCTGCTAAATGTTGACTCAAACTGCAGCATCTTCCTCGAGGAGAAATAAAACTACGGGTCCTCAATTTATCCCTGAACAATATCTATTAAACTGATCACACCATCACATATCTACAAGCTCAAAATGTTTGAGATTATCTTAATCTTTTGAACAATTAAGTCTTTGACAAATAAGACTGAATTTATGGAGAATTCATTGTACCGGTAATTTTAACACCAAATGCAAACAAAAGGAGAACTGCTAGTAAATCTCATGCATGCTTTGAGCATTCGCAAGTCTTTTCAGTTAACAGCTAAACCTTAATCACTAATCAGCAGCATCGATGCTTTATCCAATAGATTAGTTATCTCTACGTTATTTAAACGTCATCTACACGTTGACCATCTACTCAAGTCAAACTTGCAACCTAAAATCTGCATAATGAAGGTAAAAGATCACAAaaattgtttacatttacattgAAATGCCTGCAAAATTAACCAAATTAAATTGAACATGCTTCAGTGAAAAGGTGACATGTTATTAGATCCCAAACTAGACTGAAGTCAGATTAGTTAACTGAAAAGACATTCGCAAACACTTCACCGTGCAACACGACAAGACTTTCAGGCTGAGCTGAAGTCAGCGGGCATTTTAAAGATTGGTACAAACCTTCAAGGCAATTTTGactcttttaatctttttgaccttttcaattgtcttttttttttttttaccgttaaAAAGCGCAAAAAGAAGcagattggaaaaacaaaacaaaaaggcgtTAGAGTCTGACAGCTGACAAGATCACTGAATACATAACAGGCAGCCTATTTAGCATAACAGTGCAGAGAAATGATAGAACAACAGAAAGGATAGGTGCACAAAGTTACACTCAGAGATCTTTGAACAGAGCATGCGGTCGAATATACGAGACGGTGTGTCGTAAAGGAGCGTCACGTACCGGATTCAAAGTGTTACACTGATCTATAGGATTCTTGTAGTCCGTCTTCAGCTCATCAAACGCTATTATCTGCAGGAAcgaaacagaaacaaaggagAATTAAAGGATTAAAGGCTGAGCTtctccctgaaggaatgcatatcgccaaCCGCCTTACACGGCAGACAAACTGAGACCAGCTTGTGTTgagaaattagtttaattttggtccaaccttgaaaacaacaacatcacaCTCAGTAGGTGTTGTGAACAGGAGCCATGCAAAAAAATACTGGGGCACAGACTGACcccaccccaacacacacacatttatgaacacctttatcctttttttaaatatcacgGTGCTGTGTATTTAACCAGCCTTTCACCGCTTTACCACTACGGGTACACACACTGACAAAAGAACTGGGAAAggctgttttaacttttataacaaaaattCACCTAATAAAGTTCACAAATGTGCACTAGATAAGATctaaatgtgaataaaagtttccaaatcaaaattttttttttgtgtcatttttaacGTTTAAAAGCTACCAGTCATGCACGATCAATGTGgtataaacaaaaaactagaCTGCACGTAAAATAAGTAGCAGGAAAAGCATTGGTGTAATATTTGTGACCCTTGCTGGccaaatgagacaaaatgagCATAGGCtgcagttaaataaacaaataaataataaaaacaaaacgaaaaaaatattgatttttgtgtcCAACCGAGTCCATAAAGCCACTGCCTAGCGATTCTGGTAactaaaagaacatttaatcTCCCTAATCTTCATTTAAATGGAGGTTTTTTAACAGGTTTGTCTTCTAGAGATGCGACGTTCATGGACGATCCGAATCTTTCAAACTACGCGCGGCTGTGCGTACTGACGTACGGGAGTACGTAATGACGTATCTTATATTACTTccctggcttttttttcttctttttcatgtGACTACTCGTTCAAAAAAAAGCCAGTGTTTTGAACGGCTTTTTCAAAGTAACGGATCTGCAAGATCCGGATCCCTTTGAAAAGCCGTAAAGCCTATCTGATATATTTAGAAATAATCCTTTGGCTTATAACTTCCTTTGAAATtaaccatttttctctgccagtTGCCTGAGCCCtaggaaatcccttcatataatgttAGGGGTAATTGTGAAGTTTGGGGATTCTTGATAACATCACTCCAGACAAACCAGCACTCTCTTAAAtcaacaaatttcaacaaactacgcATCACTTTAAAGGAGAatcaaaaaaatattgaaaaaatcCTCATTATGACTTATTTTGCAGCACGGGTCACAAACATATTGTATGTCGCTTAATTTAAATAACGAAAAGTTTTGAGAACTGGTTAAAACTCTATAACAAAACCCTCAATCTTCTAATTATACTTTAAGAACATTAAATCTGTGGAATGAGTAACCAAAGAAAGAGAAGTTTACACAACAGGTTACGAAACCCCGATACTAGGCTAATCTAATGTGAGAAATAAAGAGGCCTAAGACATGACTCCCTCAGACTTTATGAGCTAACATAATCTCACTGGAGTTAAATGTGAAACAGCCCACACAGGAATCTGTCGCTCCAGGACCGGAGGAAACGCTTAGCTCTGTCTGCTACAAGCTAACTAGCCTGTTAGCCATTAGCATAACTCGGCTTCATAATGGGATAGTCTTAGTGGGGCTGTTGGAGTTTATGTTTAGCTGACATGTGATAAATATATATTGCATTATATTGTGAAAACTGTAATAAAGTAAATACAGAGTTTGTTACGGAGGCTAAGTTTGAGGCTAACGCTACAGGGCGTGTGTCATTCATTCAACAGTAAATGTGTTTTCGAAGCGCTGGTACTCTTTAACCAGACGTCGCCGGGATGTGCGGGGAGCTGAAAACAAGCAGGAAGGACCTCTGGTGTTCGTCCACCGAGCTCTGGCCTCAAGTTATCCCCGCGTTTTCTTGGCTTGCTTTTCTTTGTCGCCCGCTTCCTCCGACGACGCCTCGCTAAGAGGAACCCGGTTGCTGTAAATGCATACTCACATGCCAGATGGCGAAAAAGATAAGCGCCGCTGTAAGCAACAGAGCGAGCATGTAGCAAAAGGCCGCGAATGTGAACGCCATTTTTCTCCCGTTTTTCTGATCGGTCGGCGGATGATGCAGGCAGATTGTCACCGTTTTCGCATTTAGCTCTTCTTCTCTAGTTAACCGTGCGTGCTGGGCAGGTGCGTCGTCTCCATCTTGTGGACGTTCTGTGTCCTGCAGCGCAACAGGCTTTGTTGTACAAACAGTGGTTGCCAGATAGAAAATGACGAACTAGCGTACTGTCGCTATAAGGCTATCGTATTTTTATCAAAACTGTCGTATGTGCGGAGTGAGAATGCACTTTTAAGTGGTGGGTGAATAAACAAGTTATTTTCTCAGTGCACGGAAATGCCAAAACCATCGTATATTcgagttttttaaaacaattaatccTATGTCACATACACCATAAAACTGTCGTATATATACGATAATTGTCATACACCTGGCAACCCTTAAAACTGTCAAAGGCTagggtttgtgtttgcatgtctttttgtcactaaaatatctcatgaatcactggacaactttcaatgaaactttcagcaagtaatcactggatgtacatccacgATTGATttacttctggagtcaatccaattcaaggtgACACAGCTAGCTgatctaaaaaaacacaataatagctataaatcagtcatttgctacagatagtgagctaaaatttggtgtggtagtagctaagagtcattcacaacacatactacaagtgctactcattgcacaagatctttgcttcaaactgtggcattaacttttgcagtcaaccacgtttgtctgttagcaaaatatctcatgaaccactggggggagtttaatgaaatgttCTATAACTTCTGGTAAGTgctagagagagagagaagaaaaaagaggcACTTCCGAATGTTTCGGTGAAATAAAGTCTTTGGAAAGCAGGGGAGTTAACATCACTGCCATTTTATTCAGACAACAGGACAGACACTTTTATACAAATATGCCAAGTTTCACTGATGCCATGGGACAGCTGGTTATCATAgatgtttcagttgtttttagtaaaaaggaaaaatacagTAGACACTCGATCAGAGGACACTTATCAAGCTAAACTACAGACACAGTATGAAGGTTAAAGTAGAGACTCGAGGCCAAATATACAACAATTTTTAACACAAGTGGAAAAGCTATAAATACCACAGGACATAACCAAATATATGGCTCCAAACCCAAAGGGAGACTGATTTTAATACACAATGGACTGCAActacatttaatttcatttaaaataccAAAATCAGAGGCTTTCTTTATAGAAGCTGTCAGTATGTAAATATGTGAGACGGGGTGAAAACACACCTCTCACCAGGGAGCTGTGCTATGGAGCAGGTTCAACAAATCCAGCCAATCGTTTTGTGACAAGGCTTGAATAATTCTGGCAGTGAAGAAGGGTATTTAGGATAAAGTTTCTCATTCTGGATATGAGAGCATTCACATGAAACAGGTTAACGCCAGGCAGGGATGGAGGGACAATATGATTgcataaatgattaaaatctttGCAGTTACTAAGGCGTAAGAAAATCTGACAAAGTgacaaagtgttttcttttttcagtatttaaaacattttacaagacTATTGTCGATACGCATGttcaaccccaattccaaaaaagttgggacaggagcaacaacaggctgtaaaagtaagttgtatgaataagaaacagctggaggagcattttgtaactaattaggttaattaacaacaggtcagtaagaggagaGGGTctaaaaagagcatttcagagAGGCTGAtgctctcagaagtaaagatgggcagaggttcaccagtctgcaaaaaacagcatttaataaaagtggaacaatttcagaataatgttctaTAACGAAAAATTTAGAAGACtttaagactttaaatatcTTGTAATCTACAGTTAATAATATCATCaacagatttcaagaatctgtagaaatctctgagctcaaaggactgaaagtcagtattggatgtctgtgatcttggggccctcaggggccactgcattaaaaacagatctgattctgttctggacatcactgcatggactcaggaacacttccacagatcattgtctgtaaacacagttcactgtaccatccactaatgctgcttaaagctctatcaggcaaagaagaagccagatgtgaacaccatccagaaacactgctgtcttctctggaccaaagctcatttaagatggactgagggacagaggagaactgatctgtggtcagaggaatcaaaatttgaaattcattATCATTTTTGAAGAAGACAGATTGGTCAGAAGGCTATCTCCTATCCTGGAACCTAGTTCTCTCCGGAGGAAATTAGGTGTCCAGTCTCAGTCGCTAAACCTGCTTCTTAGTACAAGCTCCAAATGTCAGAGGTGATATGATgttggctctttttttaaattttttatttttaaagaagagttcccgtgcaaataaaaatacacaaatcaaaTAGTTCATACAGCTGAGCAGAAAGGACTTGGCggtgtctgtaaaaaaaaaaacaaaaaaacatctttctggAACCAGTTTCCATTCGTTACAGAATGCACCTGTTTTACAGTAGTTCCCCACATTTTagagatttgaaaaaaaaaaacaacaaactgaaatctgtttttaataacatgAAAACCAGCACCTTGCACATTTCAAAGTGAGCTTGTATTGTTGCAGTGTTTTACTAACGTTAACTAAAAGGTCAAAGGATTGAGAACTTCAGCTGTAGAATAAGAagcattaaaaaacatcaagacCTCCCTCACTGGAATGATTCCCTGCTGCAGAATACAGACTAACATTGCAGGCAGTGTAAGTCTTGGCTTTAATGACTGAACATTACAGTCACGTCTCCTTGTTTCTACTGGATTAACCCCTGTCCTGCCAAGTAAATCACTGTGTAGAACATTAACGTCAGGTTTGAACTGAATACTCTGATTGTACGTACATATTATTTCGTCAGATctatgagacaaaaaaaagaagggcaACTCTTAAAGATTGTTGAGTTCATTTTTGTTATTCTAGGGAGGACTTTTGAATAAAGCTACAAAAATCTGACCAACATGGCTATTTCTGTTGAATTAgttgaattaattttttttttttaattttcaaaacaaacaaaaacaataaaaaaaaaaaactggacaagGCATTTGTGGACGTTGCAGTGTGACATCATGTACTATGTGCAGGTTCACGGTTTGGGTCAGAGGCGACGCTGGTGAGAGGTTGAATGCAGCCTcacctgcttgtgtttttagacTTTGACCACGCTGACACAAAGctttgaataaaatctgaaatctaCCTCCTGAGTTGTTCACAATCGAGGATTTCCCTCAATAACATCTGCGAAGTTGTGGAGCTTTTCAATTCTGGtactggtcctgtttggagctgctTTTTTAAGCATCAAACTGGTAAAAAGGATCTCTTTGAAGCAGCGTTTGGATGGTGGCATACGGCACCTTAAAGATGTCCTTAACCCCCCCCCGaacatttccacattttgtcttgTTCCAGCCACAAACTTCAAACTATTTTACTGGGATCGGATatgacagaccaacacaaagtagagcTTAACTggaaagtggaagaaaaataatacatggtgttcaattaaaaaaaaaaaaaaacaatctgaaaaatgtGGCATGCATTAGTATTCACCCCTTTTTACTCGGATCCCACAAACTGAAACCCGAAAGTTGCCTGATAATAAATAAAGCCCACCTGTGTCTAATTTAGTCTCAGTATAaattcagctgttctgtgagcctcagaggtttgttgaAACAGCaccatgaagaccaaggaacacagcagacaggtcagagtttaaagcagggttaggttAGAAAACAACATCCCAAGCTTCGAGCGTCTCACAGAGTCACTGTTCAAAGCATCATCTGAAGATGGAAAGAGTTCAGCCCAACTTCAAACCTACCAAGACATGAACGTCCACCTAAACTGACCGGCCGGGTAAGGAGAGCATTCATCTGAGAGGCAGCCGAGAACCCCACagtaactctggaggagctgcagaggtcCACAGCTCAGGagggacaatctgtccacaggacaactatCAGTCGTGGACTCCACACATCTGTCCTTTATGGAGGAGTGACGAGAAGAAATCTGTTGTTGAAAGCAAACCAGAAGAAGTCCTGTCTGCAGTTtgacacagcaaacatgtggaggaagctgctctgctcagatcagaccTAACCTAACACcacaccatccccactgtgaagcatggtggtggcagcatcatgctgtggggatcaGACAGGATACTTGCTCAGAGCtgatggatggagctaaatacaggaCAGAGAACCTGTTAGAGGCTGGGGCGGAGGTTCACCAACCAGATCTACAATGGAATGGGTCAGACCAAAGCATGTTCCTGTGTtagaatggtccagtcaaagtccagacctaaatccaactgagaatctgtggcaagacttgaaaactgctgttcagACGCTCAccatccaatctgactgagctgcagctggtttacaaagaagaatgggcaaaaGCTTCATCCTCTAAAGCTGGTGGAGACAAACCTCAGAGACTCACAGCTGGAATTACTGtgaaaggtggttctacaaagtaCCGACTCAGGGGGGCTAAATACAAATGTAGGCTACACTTCTCaggttttaatttgtaaaacatgttaaaaagaaCATGGGTCATTTCCCCTCCATTTCACATTTATGTGCTGCTTTGTCCTGgtttatcacataaaatcacagtaaaatactttgaagtttgagGTCGGAACGTAACAGAATGTGGACAAGTTTAAGGAAGATGTAGATCACCTCAAAGCGCTGTATTTCAGTTATAAATTTGTGCTTCACCAAAGTACGGCAATTTGCGCTTCGCTTGACAAAGCTCCAAACTTGGCACTGAGACAGAATCCAGGTGAAGCGcgacaaaaagagaaactctgCTCGCGTGTGATGAGCGGCGTTCGCTCGAAGTCTAAAGAcgaaacagaaacagcattaGAGAGAGTCGCAGCGTCACCCTGAAGGTTCTGACGAAAGTGGCGTTTCATGAAAAAGAATCACACGACATTCATAAACACTTTAACAGTACGAGCTATAATGCACAATAACAGTAAACAATCTTTCTAAAAAACCCACTTAACGAGAGCGCGGCCCAGTAGATTAAGAAAAAGAGGGAGGTAATACCACCCTGTGTGTCACCGTCACTGCAGACAGAAATCGTGGAGAAATGCTTGGTTTTTGGAATGTTTTGCTAGAAATATTGTTCCCCAGAGAGTAATTAGTGTGTTGTTAGACATGTCAGTTAATATGCATCGCTTTTTgtctggaaataaaaataaaaccattcaacagcaaacaaacaggagtAAATCTGCAGCAAAATGAGCCCAACTCAGTTTGGTCCAGGTTAACACGTCACACGGAAGTCTCCGGCCCAGATTCACGAACAGCTTGCGTGTCTTTTGAGGGCGTAATTTTAGGTTTTGCGTCTTAATCGCATTCCCGTAAAAGTGGGCTGCCGACCACACAGTGTCTCTCTGCGCTGGTGCAGTTTGCTCACGCTTACACGAGGTATTATGCagcatttagaggaaaaacaaaaaaataccctCATATATTTATGGAAATAACTGCAGGGACAAAAAGAGTCGGATTCCCAAAGACCAGAGCTGTTTGCGACATGCATTTAGAGACAAATCTGAGAGCTGATGGTACTTGTGTCTCTCAGGAAAACAAGGGAGGACGTTTATCGATCTGTTGCCTTCCAGATGTGTCAGACATTAcagtacatcta is a window of Kryptolebias marmoratus isolate JLee-2015 linkage group LG10, ASM164957v2, whole genome shotgun sequence DNA encoding:
- the cnih1 gene encoding protein cornichon homolog 1, translating into MAFTFAAFCYMLALLLTAALIFFAIWHIIAFDELKTDYKNPIDQCNTLNPLVLPEYLIHFFFCVMFLCAAEWLTLFLNLPLLAYHVWRYTSRPVMSCPGLYDPTTIMNADILAYCQKEGWCKLAFYLLSFFYYLYGMIYVLVSS